A single window of Triplophysa rosa linkage group LG2, Trosa_1v2, whole genome shotgun sequence DNA harbors:
- the tia1l gene encoding cytotoxic granule-associated RNA binding protein 1, like has translation MMMMMMDEDQPKTLYVGNLSRDVTEALILQVFSQIGPCKSCKMIIDTAGNDPYCFVEFYENRHAAAALAAMNGRKILGKDMKVNWASTPSSQKKDTSNHFHVFVGDLSPEISTDDVRAAFAPFGKISDARVVKDLATGKSKGYGFISFINKWDAESAIQQMNGQWLGGRQIRTNWATRKPSAPKPNNETSSKHLSYEEVLNQSSPSNCTVYCGGIASGLSDQLMRQTFSPFGQIMEIRVFPEKGYSFVRFDSHEGAAHAIVSVNGTCIEGHTVKCYWGKETADMRSMQQMQMPQQNKPTYAAQPYGQWGQSYGNGQQMGQYMPNGWQVPTYGVYGQAWNQQGYK, from the exons atgatgatgatgatgatggacgAGGACCAGCCCAAGACATT GTATGTCGGGAACCTCTCCAGAGACGTTACGGAGGCCCTCATCCTGCAAGTGTTCTCCCAGATCGGTCCCTGCAAAAGCTGTAAAATGATAATTGAT ACGGCTGGAAACGACCCGTACTGCTTTGTGGAGTTCTATGAGAACAGACACGCTGCTGCAGCACTGGCTGCCATGAATGGCAGGAAGATCTTAGGAAAG GATATGAAAGTTAACTGGGCCTCGACGCCAAGCAGTCAGAAGAAAGACACAAGCA ATCATTtccatgtgtttgttggtgaCCTGAGTCCAGAAATCTCGACAGATGATGTCAGAGCAGCCTTTGCTCCATTTGGAAAGATATC TGATGCTCGTGTGGTGAAGGATCTGGCTACAGGAAAATCTAAAGGATATGGTTTTATCTCCTTCATTAATAAATGG GACGCAGAGAGTGCCATTCAGCAAATGAACGGCCAATGGCTGGGTGGAAGACAGATCAGAACAAACTGGGCCACAAGGAAGCCATCCGCTCCCAAACCAAATAATGAAA CCAGCAGCAAACACTTGTCCTATGAGGAGGTTCTGAACCAGTCAAGTCCAAGTAACTGCACTGTGTATTGTGGTGGAATTGCTTCTGGCCTTTCAG ATCAGCTGATGAGACAGACTTTCTCCCCATTCGGGCAGATAATGGAGATCAGGGTCTTCCCAGAAAAAGGCTACTCATTTGTGAG GTTTGACTCTCACGAGGGTGCCGCCCATGCCATAGTGTCCGTAAATGGGACCTGCATTGAGGGCCACACTGTGAAATGCTACTGGGGCAAAGAAACCGCTGATATGAGATCCATGCAACAGATGCAGATGCCCCAG CAGAATAAACCGACCTATGCGGCCCAGCCTTACGGACAATGGGGCCAGTCATACGGCAACGGTCAGCAGATGGGTCAGTACATGCCCAACGGTTGGCAGGTGCCCACTTACGGCGTCTACGGCCAGGCCTGGAATCAACAGGGATATAAATAA
- the dgcr8 gene encoding microprocessor complex subunit DGCR8 translates to MDVNEFLPPLPLEPPESVLTENNFFNAPPPPPLQTSSDAEEMDVSSGGDGHQHTPAVDGDEKLLLNKRTLTFSSSPSDNPDPMGRCPRTARHAPPVTKFLPDLKLLKDVKISVSFNDTSKSKDRKVLYTGLGQVSDDQILESLNGELHDCLEQGSVPSGSGQSYKALSSARNSVEIEAEQENKVEFAVLDDLEDFSENFLEVEDGEPSGFRSEMIVQQEQVHEEDLSYSYEEDFDNDVDALLEEGMPMPKKRRLAEDRYTGDSDHNSDGEAGVQPMMTKIKTVLKSRGRPPTEPLPDGWIMTFHNSGIPVYLHRETRVVTWSRPYFLGTGSIRKHDPPTNSIPCLHYKKMKEQEEREHNGEVTPNAEVSPVKPGEENVSLERADEPDSTATEEPTLEDPDVHLMEPGASSARKDSHCSDAAQGALGQVRAKVEVCKDESVEIEEFRDYLEKCFDFEQVTVKKFRTWAERRQFNRDMKRKQAESERPILPANQKLITLSVQDTPTKKEFVINPNGKSEVCILHEYMQRVLKVRPVYNFFECENPSEPFGASVIIDGVTYGTGTASSKKLAKNKAARATLEILIPDFVKQTSEEKPIGDELEYFNHISIEDSRVYELTNKAGLLSPYQILHECLKRNHGMGDTSIKFEVIPGKNQKSEYVMTCGKHTVRGWCKNKRVGKQLASQKILQMLHPHVKNWGSLLRMYGRESNKMVKKENSDKSVIELQQYAKKNKPNLHILNKLREEMMKLAREREEARKKPKMTIMESAQPGSEPLCTVDV, encoded by the exons ATGGATGTGAATGAGTTTTTACCTCCCCTCCCCTTGGAGCCACCGGAATCAGTATTGACggaaaacaatttttttaacgCGCCTCCACCACCTCCCCTGCAAACGTCCAGTGACGCAGAGGAAATGGACGTTAGCTCTGGTGGTGATGGACACCAACACACCCCAGCAGTGGACGGGGACGAAAAGCTCCTCCTCAACAAGCGTACGTTGACTTTTAGTAGCTCCCCATCAGATAACCCTGACCCCATGGGCAGGTGCCCTAGAACCGCTCGCCACGCTCCCCCGGTTACCAAGTTCCTACCTGATCTCAAGCTTCTCAAAGACGTAAAGATCAGTGTTAGTTTCAATGACACCAGTAAAAGCAAGGACAGAAAGGTGTTGTACACTGGTTTGGGGCAGGTTAGCGATGATCAGATCCTAGAGAGCCTGAATGGTGAACTGCATGATTGTTTAGAGCAGGGAAGTGTGCCAAGCGGCTCAGGCCAGAGCTACAAAGCTCTAAGTTCAGCCAGAAACAGTGTCGAGATTGAGGCCGAGCAGGAGAACAAGGTTGAATTCGCCGTGCTAGATGACTTGGAAGATTTCAGTGAGAACTTTCTGGAAGTGGAAGATGGAGAGCCGAGCGGTTTCAGGTCTGAGATGATTGTTCAACAGGAGCAAGTGCACGAGGAGGACCTGAGTTACTCATATGAG GAGGACTTTGACAATGATGTAGATGCCCTTCTGGAGGAAGGTATGCCCATGCCCAAGAAAAGACGTCTGGCTGAAGACCGGTACACTGGAGACAGTGATCACAATTCAGATGGGGAGGCAGGAGTTCAGCCCATGATGACCAAAATTAAAACCGTTCTTAAGA GTCGTGGACGCCCGCCCACTGAGCCATTACCTGATGGATGGATCATGACATTCCATAACTCTGGCATTCCAGTCTACCTCCACCGGGAAACCAGAGTTGTGACCTGGTCTAGACCTTACTTCCTTGGAACAGGAAGCATTAGG AAACATGACCCACCAACCAATAGCATTCCCTGCTTGCACtacaaaaaaatgaaggaaCAAGAGGAAAGGGAACATAACGGAGAGGTGACTCCAAACGCAGAGGTGTCTCCTGTGAAACCAGGGGAAGAGAACGTTTCGCTTGAGAGAGCCGATGAGCCTGACTCTACTGCCACAGAAGAGCCAACATTAGAGGATCCAGATGTCCACCTCATGGAGCCAGGAGCATCTTCAGCCAGGAAGGACAGTCATTGCAGTGATGCTGCACAGGGAGCTCTGGGCCAGGTCAGAGCCAAAGTGGAGGTCTGCAAAGATGAGTCTGTTG AAATTGAGGAGTTCCGAGACTACCTAGAGAAGTGTTTTGATTTTGAGCAAGTGACTGTGAAGAAGTTTCGAACGTGGGCTGAGCGCAGGCAGTTCAACAGGGACATGAAGAGAAAGCAAGCTGAATCTGAGAGGCCCATCCTACCGGCCAATCAGAAGCTCATCACACTGTCTGTGCAGGATACGCCCACAAAGAAAG AGTTCGTCATCAACCCCAATGGGAAATCTGAAGTTTGCATTTTGCACGAGTATATGCAGAGAGTGCTGAAAGTGCGACCAGTTTACAACTTTTTTGAATGTG AAAACCCAAGTGAACCCTTCGGAGCATCAGTCATTATAGACGGTGTTACATATGGCACAGGAACAGCAAGCAGTAAAAAACTTGCCAAGAATAAAGCTG CTCGAGCAACACTGGAGATCCTCATTCCTGACTTCGTGAAACAGACATCTGAGGAGAAACCTATAGGAGATGAACTTGAG TATTTTAATCATATCAGTATTGAAGATTCAAGGGTGTATGAGCTGACCAACAAAGCAGGTTTACTCTCACCATATCAGATCCTTCATGAGTGCCTTAAGAG AAACCATGGAATGGGTGACACCAGCATCAAGTTTGAAGTGATCCCAGGAAAGAACCAGAAGAGTGAATACGTTATGACATGTGGGAAGCACACTGTTCGTGGCTGGT gTAAGAATAAGAGGGTGGGGAAGCAGCTGGCATCACAAAAGATTCTCCAAATGCTTCATCCTCATGTGAAGAACTGGGGCTCGCTGTTGCGCATGTACGGCAGAGAAAGCAATAAGATGGTCAAAAAG GAAAACTCTGATAAGAGTGTGATTGAGCTTCAGCAGTATGCCAAAAAGAACAAGCCAAACCTTCACATCCTCAACAAACTACGAGAGGAGATGATGAAACTGGCTCGAGAAAGG GAGGAAGCAAGAAAGAAGCCCAAAATGACTATAATGGAGTCCGCTCAACCCGGCAGTGAACCTCTGTGTACCGTCGACGTTTAA